AGGACTGGCGGTTGGCGAATGCTGAGGTGTACTAAAACGCCTGGGCTGCCGCACAATGCTGTCTATGAATGCAGGTGCAATCATTTGGAGAAATTATATAAATTGTGTTGAATTATTTTTGGCCGTGGTTTGATCTGCTCTGATCAAATCGGTAGAAGAATGTGTAATAAATGAGTGACAATTTTTCAATCCATGATCATATGGCATTCATTCAGGCAATTCTTGCCGTATCTCATTTTACGACGGCAGATTCGTCTATAAAGTCAAATATCCCGATTTCATCCGGGAATATTTTCATTCAGCGCCTATTCAAGATTTTACAGATTTTTTCACAGAAGCCATACATGGAGTGAATCTTGAGAAAAGGAGTTGAACTATGATATTCAGGAAGATGATTCTCCCAGGAGTGGCGTTGGTCACTCTTCTTGTTATGGTGGGGAGTGCTCAGGCCGCGACATTCGAGGTGTACGGACCGATTGTAATTGAGACTCCCGGAACATATGTGCTGCAAAATGATATACTTGACTGCAATGAGCTTGACTGCATAAAGATCATCGTATCTGATGTCATTTTTGACGGGAACGGGTATACTGTCGATGGGAGAGATACCGGATGTTATGCATTCCGTGTGCAGAATGACACAGGTGATCCACTTAACAATGTCCAGATAAAGAATCTCAATCTCACTGACTGGCGACGTGGAGTATACTTCAATAATGTGCACAATGGACGGATAGAGGACATTTATGCCGCCAGCAACGAATATGGGATTGAACTGTCATCTTCTGAGAACAACATCCTCACCAACAACATTATCGTTGACAACACGGATTACGGGCTTCACATTCCTTCATCAGGCGAGAACCTGATCTATAACAATTATTTCAGCAATGACGATAATGTTGCGTGGTGGATAAATGTTGGGACAAACATTTGGAATGTCTCACAGAGAGAGGGCCCCAATATCATTGGCGGAGATTATATCGCCGGAAATTATTGGGGAACACCTGCCGGAGACGGGTACTCACAGACGTGTCTTGATGTCGATCGTAATGATATCTGCGATGAAAAATTTGTGATTAACCCATATGGAGATAATTTCGATTTCCTTCCTATTGGCGGCTTCAAACCGCCTCTCCCCGGCCCGGTCTACGGCCCGCAGATCATCGCGTACAGCGGGACGTATACTCTCCAGAACGATATCGCCGATTGTGATTGGGCTCAATGCTTTGAGATTATCGCATCGGATGTCATTTTTGAAGGAAACGGATACACAATCGATGGAATAGATTGGGGCTCCTCTGCTGGATTTCTCGTCAAAGATCTAGACGATGAACCATTGACAAACATAACCATCCGCAACGCCGTCCTTACAGACTGGTACAGAGGTATCTTCTGTAATGACGTGCATGATGGACTGATCGAGAACATTTTTGCATCGAGTAACGACTACGGCGTCGTGCTGGAATTAGCATCTGAAAGCATCACTCTCAAAGACAGCACCATCGTTAATAACAGAATTTACGGTTTAGGCATCCCCTCTTCAGGCCACAACCTCATCTATAATAACTATTTCAATAATAGCATAAATGCTCAAAGTTACTCGATTTTTGGGTCAAATACATGGAACGTCTCGATGACCGAAGGCCCCAATATCATCGGCGGGGAATACATCGGGGGAAATTATTGGGCCACTCCCGAAGGTGACGGACATTCGCAAATCAACCCCGATGGGAACGGCGACGGTTTTTGCGATCTCGAATATGACCTCATGACGTTGTTTACGAACATAGATTGGCTTCCACTCACTACCACCGGTGTAATTCAACCTCCGGAAGCCAACTTCACATCCAATATCACCAGTGGCAAAGCTCCATTGACCGTTTCTTTCAGCGATACATCGACAGGAGAATTTATTGAATCCTGGCTTTGGGAGTTTGGCGATGGATTCACATCAGTTGATCAGGACCCTATACACACCTATGTTGAACCGGGGAACTATTCAGTCAATCTCACCGTCACGAATTCTGTTGACATGTATGATTCACAGATTCGGGAGAACTACATCACTGTAGAAGCACTGGTCGAACCGGTAGCCGACTTCTCGGCCGATGTCACCACCGGTAAACTACCCCTCACGGTAACCTTCATCGACAACTCAATAGATGCGGTATCCTGGGCGTGGGATATCGACAACGACGGTGTCATCGACTATACCGACCAGAACCCGGTACATGTCTACACCGATCCGGGGACCTACTCGGTCAGTCTCACGGTGACCAGTATCGATGATGTCTCTGTCACGATCCTCATGGAGAACTACATCACTGTAGAAGCACTGGTCGAACCGGTAGCCGACTTCTCGGCCGATGTCACCACCGGAAAACTGCCCCTCACGGTAACCTTCATCGACAACTCGATTGATGCGGTATCCTGGGCGTGGGATATCGACAACGACGGTGTCATCGACTATACTGACCAGAACCCGGTACATGTCTACACCGATCCGGGGACCTACTCGGTCAGTCTCACGGTGACAAGCGAGGATGGCCTAATCGATTCCCTGCTCAGGGAGGCGTACATCACCGTGGAACAGATCGATCCGCCAGTTGCGGATTTCGAGGTGAGTATAACCACCGGCATTGCGCCGCTGACCGTTCAGTTTACCGACTGTTCCGCCGGGTCTCCGACAGCATGGGCGTGGGACTTCAGCGATGGCGCCACCTCGGACAACCAGAACCCGCAGCACATCTATTCTGATGCGGGCACCTTTGACGTCTCACTCACCGTCACCAATTCGGGAGGCAGCGACAGCACCACCAAAACCGACTATATCATCGTCACCTCCCCCAACAGCCCCCCCATCGCCGATGCGGGCGACTCCTATACAGCACCCGAAGGAACTGCCGTCACCCTCGACGCCTCCGGTTCATCCGATCCCGACGGCGACGATCTCCAGTTCCGGTGGGACGTGGACTCGGACGGAGAATGGGAGACCTCCTGGTCGGCCAACCCGGAGTATTCCTTCACATGGGAGGACGACTTCTCGGGCATGGCAACCGTCGAAGTCTCTGACGGGGAATTGAGTGCCACCGCAACCGCAGATGTTTCGGTGAGCAATGAACCCCCAACATTCGGTGCGATCACCGCTCCCGTCGATCCCGTTCAGGTGGACACGGCGGTCTCGGCATCGGCTGAATGGACCGATCCAGGAACGCTCGACACCCATACTGCTTCGTGGGACTGGGGCGATGGCACCTCCTCTGATGGTGTCGTGGCCGGAACAGAAGGATCAGGCACGATCACCGGAACGCACACCTATACCGTGGCAGGCGTGTACACGATCACTCTTAAGGTGACCGATGACAATGGCGGTGCTGTCTTGTCTGTGTACCAGTATGTGGTCATCCACGATCCTGACGGCGGCTTCGTCACTGGCGGCGGCTGGATCGAGTCGCCGGCAGGTGCCTACGTCGCCGATCCCGATCTCACCGGGAAAGCGACCTTCGGGTTCGACTCGAAGTACAAGAAAGGGGCCAACGTACCGACCGGAGAGACCGAGTTCCAGTTCCAGGTTGCCGACCTCAACTTCCACTCCGACGAATACGAGTGGCTCGTCGTTGCCGGGGCGAAGGCGAAGTACAAGGGAACGGGGACCATCAGTGGCGAGGGTTCATACAAGTTCATGCTCAGTGCCGTCGACGCCGACATCAACAAGAAGGATGCCTTCGAGATCGACCGTTTCCGAATCAAAATCTGGGAAAAAGACGAGTTGGAAAATGAAATCATTATCTATGACAACGGCCTTGGAGCCGATCTTGAGGACGACAACGCCCTGACCGAGATCGGCAGGGGGTCGATTGTCATCCACACAAAATAACTCTTTTTTGAGGCGTATGGTGGCCCACACCGACTAATGGCGCCGTTTCACCCAAACCGCGACCGGCGGATCGACTGGGAGGCGGCGAAGACGCGGGTGCTGAGCGTGCTGCGGCAGCGCTCGATGTGCGGCGAGGGGGGGCTGTCGAATGCGGAGATCAGGCAGATCGCCCACCTGGACCGGTATCAGGCGGTGCGGTTGATGAAAGAGTTGCAGCATGAAGACCCTGCGGTTGTTCGCGAGGGCGTGGGGAAGGGCAGCCGATATCGCTACCTGCCGGGCGGGAGCGAACACCGGGGTTTGTGATCAGATATGTGATCTGCACATATCGATCACATATCCCCTCGTTTATGTGATCGGGTATGTGATCTGCACATATCAGTGCTTAATTGTGATGTCAGGATGGGGTGGGACCGGCGGGCAACCGCCGCTCGCAAGGATGCAGGCTCACCGGCACTTCCCCGCCTCCTCTTTGTTACGTGTATGGGTGGTACGCCCGCACGGACCTCTCGGCCCAGGCTCGGCCCGCCCCGGTGCGGCGTATAGCGGTTCGTATGCGCAGGACTATTACGGCACCGTCCGCATCGAGACGAATGCGACCGGCCTCCTGGCGTACCCCGGCCACAGCACGAGTCCGCTGTTCCTGGTCCCGTATGACGGTGACACCTTCCGCGATACGGCGACAGATACCCCCGTAGTGTTCGCCGTCGGCAGCAACGGGACCGCGGAGAGTGTCCGGTTCGTGCAGTTCGACCTGCCCGGGCGGAACGGGACGTTTGTCCGCATCTCGCCATAATTTTTTTCAGGGCCGTGCAGGCGCCCGCCCTCCCGGTAACATTTTCGAGCCGGAGATCGGTTCCATGACAACGGTTATAACTTCCATTGTGAGGATAGTAACTCGACAATGTCCTATCTCGTCGAGATTGCCATCATCGTTCTGCTCATCACCTTCAACGGCGTCCTCTCGTTGTCGGAGTTCGCCATCGTCTCCGCCAGGAGGGCGAAGCTCAGGCAGAGGGCGGATGAGGGGGACTCCGGGGCGGCGGTGGCGCTGGACCTCGCGG
This genomic interval from Methanofollis fontis contains the following:
- a CDS encoding PKD domain-containing protein encodes the protein MYDSQIRENYITVEALVEPVADFSADVTTGKLPLTVTFIDNSIDAVSWAWDIDNDGVIDYTDQNPVHVYTDPGTYSVSLTVTSIDDVSVTILMENYITVEALVEPVADFSADVTTGKLPLTVTFIDNSIDAVSWAWDIDNDGVIDYTDQNPVHVYTDPGTYSVSLTVTSEDGLIDSLLREAYITVEQIDPPVADFEVSITTGIAPLTVQFTDCSAGSPTAWAWDFSDGATSDNQNPQHIYSDAGTFDVSLTVTNSGGSDSTTKTDYIIVTSPNSPPIADAGDSYTAPEGTAVTLDASGSSDPDGDDLQFRWDVDSDGEWETSWSANPEYSFTWEDDFSGMATVEVSDGELSATATADVSVSNEPPTFGAITAPVDPVQVDTAVSASAEWTDPGTLDTHTASWDWGDGTSSDGVVAGTEGSGTITGTHTYTVAGVYTITLKVTDDNGGAVLSVYQYVVIHDPDGGFVTGGGWIESPAGAYVADPDLTGKATFGFDSKYKKGANVPTGETEFQFQVADLNFHSDEYEWLVVAGAKAKYKGTGTISGEGSYKFMLSAVDADINKKDAFEIDRFRIKIWEKDELENEIIIYDNGLGADLEDDNALTEIGRGSIVIHTK
- a CDS encoding DUF3471 domain-containing protein yields the protein MVRPHGPLGPGSARPGAAYSGSYAQDYYGTVRIETNATGLLAYPGHSTSPLFLVPYDGDTFRDTATDTPVVFAVGSNGTAESVRFVQFDLPGRNGTFVRISP